One genomic region from Colletes latitarsis isolate SP2378_abdomen chromosome 10, iyColLati1, whole genome shotgun sequence encodes:
- the LOC143346609 gene encoding HIG1 domain family member 2A, mitochondrial has translation MQENTKMDSNMLNELDWIRVCDEIHSNNISETFSEKFKRKVGENPLVPLGCLATVSALMCGLYSFYNGHSQMSQYMMRARVGAQAFTIFAMVSGFIVTMSKNEEPMNRN, from the exons atgcaGGAAAATACAAAAATGGATTCGAATATGTTAAATGAATTAGACTGGATTCGAGTATGCGACGAAATTCATTCAAATAACATATCAGAAACATTCTCGGAAAAATTTAAACGTAAAGTAGGAGAAAATCCTCTGGTGCCTCTAG GTTGTTTGGCAACTGTATCTGCTCTTATGTGTGGTCTCTACAGTTTCTATAATGGACATTCACAAATGTCTCAGTACATGATGCGTGCACGTGTAGGGGCACAAGCATTCACTATATTTGCTATGGTTAGTGGATTTATTGTCACAATGTCAAAGAACGAAGAGCCAATGAATCGCAATTAA